A segment of the Prochlorococcus marinus CUG1438 genome:
TATCTTTTACCCACAACCAGATGATGTTATCACTTAAAACTCTAAGTCCTATTATATTTCGAGCTTTATTAAATTCCATTGTTAAATTAGAATGAAGAAGGCTTGGAAGAAATTGATCTATGTTTACTATAGCTTTACCAAAAGGAGCTCTGTTAAAAGATTCAATTTCAACTTTTAAAAGAGCTGGGTTAGATTTTTCTGACGCTTTGGAGATTAATAATAGATCATTAACCTTTGAATCAAATTGCAAACGAGCCAAAGCCTTATTAGTAAGGAATGGGGATGTCCCTGTTTATGTAAGTTATGGTCAAGCTGATTTGGGTATTGTTGGGTATGACGTGTTACGAGAATCTGAATCAAGAGTCGCAAAGTTGCTCGATTTGGGATTTGGTGGCTGTCATATGTCATTGGCGGTTAAGAAAAATAGTAATTATTCAAAACCAACTGATCTGCCTGCTAATTGTAAAGTAGCGAGTAAATTCACAAAAACAGCAAGATCTTATTTTGATGAACTGAATATACCAGTTGAAATAGTCCATTTGACAGGATCAGTCGAACTTGGACCGATTACAGGTATGGCGGAGGCAATCGTTGATTTGGTAGCAACTGGAAAGACTCTTAAAGAGAATGGTTTAGTTAAAATAGATGATCTTTTCTACTCGACTGCCAGACTAATTGGAAATCCTTTATCTATGAGGTTAGATGATAACCATCTCAGAGATACAATTTTATCAATAGAATCTATTAATGCTCTATAGAAGATTAGCTAAAT
Coding sequences within it:
- a CDS encoding ATP phosphoribosyltransferase, giving the protein MFTIALPKGALLKDSISTFKRAGLDFSDALEINNRSLTFESNCKRAKALLVRNGDVPVYVSYGQADLGIVGYDVLRESESRVAKLLDLGFGGCHMSLAVKKNSNYSKPTDLPANCKVASKFTKTARSYFDELNIPVEIVHLTGSVELGPITGMAEAIVDLVATGKTLKENGLVKIDDLFYSTARLIGNPLSMRLDDNHLRDTILSIESINAL